A region of the Peredibacter starrii genome:
CACCTTCGATAATTGTAAGTGGATTGTTCACCTCATGAGCAATTCCCGCCGAGAGCTCTCCAAGTGAAGCGAGTCTTGAAGCATACTGAGAACGGGCCTCCTGGATTCTGAGGTCGTTCTTCGCCTTCACAAGATCATTAATAGGCAGAACAACCGCAAGAATTCCATCCAATGGTGACGAAACCTTTTTGAGGTTCACCATGTACCAGTTCTCACCGGTAAGATCTTCCGCGTACATCTCTTTTACAATGTGCTTTTCTTCACTCTTCAGGAAATCAAGAATGAGTTTAGAAAGCGGATTATTAGGTAACGTCGTTCCGACCTTTGTGCCTAAGATTTTATTTTTAACAGTCCCATCGAGGAAGTTGTTAAGCATGACATACGTGGCATTTCGATCTACAAATCCTACGATTCCAGGAATGGCATCAATAAATTCCTGAAGCGCGTCCTTCTGCTCGAGAGCGCGGGCCTCACTAACGATGGACTCAATGAGATATCGACGAGAGATCGTTGTGTGATAGAACTGGTAAATGAGATTAATGAGGTAAAGCGATCCCAGGATAAGAGAAGCATGGTTTGTATCGGTGAAGAAAAAGGCCACTGGCAGGACAGACACTGAGGTAAAAAAAACTGCCGCGACTGTGAGTGATGCCGCAAAAGCAGTTACACCACCGGCCATCAAAGTAATAATGACACCCAAGCAATACAGCGATTCCACCGCAAAGAAACCATGAATGGCCTCAACTTGCCAAAACATCCAAGACCAACTTAAACCTGTGGTCGCTACAAAGAAAAGAAAGGCACAGTAATAAAACTTGTCTTTTCTGAGTGCAAGTTCCTTCTTGCTCGAAATATAAATTCGCATGAGAAGCGAAAAAATA
Encoded here:
- a CDS encoding sensor histidine kinase, translating into MGHKLKEFVEKRLIGELRVRNKRLMVPHVALIILSVLLLFKTHQTHPLTFVPYVIIIFSLLMRIYISSKKELALRKDKFYYCAFLFFVATTGLSWSWMFWQVEAIHGFFAVESLYCLGVIITLMAGGVTAFAASLTVAAVFFTSVSVLPVAFFFTDTNHASLILGSLYLINLIYQFYHTTISRRYLIESIVSEARALEQKDALQEFIDAIPGIVGFVDRNATYVMLNNFLDGTVKNKILGTKVGTTLPNNPLSKLILDFLKSEEKHIVKEMYAEDLTGENWYMVNLKKVSSPLDGILAVVLPINDLVKAKNDLRIQEARSQYASRLASLGELSAGIAHEVNNPLTIIEGAANLMKIIIKDTPEDVASLDLAANKVIDTSQRIAKIIKSLRTLSTDAEEEPFKNVSFDSIIEPIIEISKGKLDSAGIKLRVIKSESDVALFGNEIQLSQVIMNLIANSIDAVQELNERWIEIHYQPNFEWCDILVVDSGNGIPPELHARLMEPFYTTKEAHQGTGLGLSISKNIIEIHHGTLSVMKDSKNTTFRVRLPRMNPWGY